The sequence CAGATCGGCATATGCGCGTGTTTGCCTTGATTATTGTCTTTGGAGTTAATTATGTCTTTACAAAAAATATCATCAAACAAAGTGTTTGGTGGGCAGCATGTGCGTTATCAACACCAATCTGCTGTACTCAATTGCAGCATGCAATTTGCTGTGTATTTACCACCGCAAGCTGAGCAGGGCAAAAAGTTACCTGTACTGTATTGGTTGTCCGGCCTTACCTGTAATGATGAGAATTTCATGCAAAAAGCCGGTGCATTAAAAACCGCAGCTGAGTTGGGTTTAATTATTGTGGCACCGGATACCAGTCCGCGTGGCGCAGGCGTTCCAGATGATCCTGAGGGTGCTTGGGATTTTGGTTTAGGTGCGGGTTTTTATGTCAATGCCACGCAAGAGCCGTGGTCCAAACACTACCGTATGTATGATTATGTGGTGGATGAGCTGCCTGCATTAATTGATAAGCACTTGCCTGTTTCAGATAAGCGCAGCAT comes from Pseudomonas sp. C27(2019) and encodes:
- the fghA gene encoding S-formylglutathione hydrolase, which encodes MSLQKISSNKVFGGQHVRYQHQSAVLNCSMQFAVYLPPQAEQGKKLPVLYWLSGLTCNDENFMQKAGALKTAAELGLIIVAPDTSPRGAGVPDDPEGAWDFGLGAGFYVNATQEPWSKHYRMYDYVVDELPALIDKHLPVSDKRSISGHSMGGHGALICALREPQRYQSVSAFAPVCQPTQCPWGEKAFSNYLGSQRETWMEWDASALIVKATQHLPMLVDQGDADNFLVEQLKPAALQDAAERAGYPLTSRMQPGYDHSYYFIASFIDEHLRFHAQALTA